The Oncorhynchus masou masou isolate Uvic2021 chromosome 4, UVic_Omas_1.1, whole genome shotgun sequence DNA segment cttcatcatagcgcttgatggtttttgcaactgaaCTTGAAGAAgttcttgattttttttttgcattgactgaccttcatgtcttaaagtaatggtggactgtcacttctctttgcttatttgagctgttcttgccataatatggatttggtattTTTTCTTccttataccacccctaccttgtcacaacacaaccgattggctcaaacacattaaggaaggaaattccacaaatgaggaaggcacacctgttaattgaaatgcattccaggtgactacttcatgaagctggttgagagaatcacAAGAGTGCGCAaatctgtcaaggcaaagggtggctactttgttaAACAAAATTATTCAGAGAttcactttcttggttactagatgattccatgtgttatttcatagttgatgtcttcactgttattctactatgtaaaaaattgtaaaaataaagaacccttgaatgagtccaAACTTCTGAATGGTACTGTACGTAAGTTACCCAAACAAGGAATTAAATGACTGCATAGAAAATAGTTTATTGCAAATGACTGGTAAAGCTGGATACTGGTGTGGCCCCCCTTCTTCTGTTATAAAAGAGGGCATTTTAGATCTGACAAAATGGTTGATATCAAAACAGAAATATCAATGTTTGGTTTCAAGATCTATTGGGATCACAAGTTCTGCTAAGCTCTTTAAAAAGGACAAAGTGCACATCCTTCACAGGCATTTTAGGTGGAGTTGCAGTCCTTCAGAGTATTATGTTCCTCTCAACAGGTCCAGAGCCAGAGGTGAAGCCCCTGACCCAGGTTGAAGAGAGGGTTGGCTCTGTCCCCCGGAAATGGCCACTTGTGACATGGACAGCCACGAGTGGGCAAAGCTTAGAGGGACTTGTGCTTAATTATCTATGTATTTATTCCACATTATCACGGCATGCATCTACAGAGGCTATTGTTGCTCAGACAGCTGACCAGAGTGGCTGCAGCACCATACCTCTTCTTCACCAGACAGCGGATGACACACAGAGCGTCGTGGATGGAGCGCTCCGCCTCCTCAATCACCAGCTTGTTGGATCCACGCACCACGATGCTCACCGTCTTACCAGGGCTGGTGCAGCCTGTGATCTATGGAGACGAAcaggccagagagagaaacagcattAATTGACTTTCAATGGGAAACAGCGATCAGACACATGCCAAAGTCATCTTAGAATATGCTTTTCATTCATGGAGGTTGGAATACACATAGGCTACATGCAATGCCTAAAATCGTCACTGTTTTCAATGACCACTTAACACATTCCAAGGGTATTAGCATTAGAATAAGAGTCTTTTCTCACATAGTTGTGATGGCAACAAGAAAGCAGTCTCGTATCCAAGCCTGGGAGAGATTGAGATTAGTTTAAATGAATTAGCGTACTTTGACCAGCTTGCCAGAGCCATCCAGGCTGACCTCCTCTGCCAGCTCGGCGGTGCCCATCATCTCGGGAAGGAACTGATCAATGTGGGCGATGGGCTTGGTGCCAATGGTCTGTAGGGGTGAAAAGTGAATTCAGATTCAACAGTCAGCCTTTGGCTATAACAGAATATCATGAACTACAAAACTACAAAGTAAAGACCAATAGTGTTTCTTTTTTTTAATACCTTGCAGATGAATTCAATATCCTCCCTCTCGATCTCCTTGACCACCATGATCTTCATCTTGTTCAGGAAGTGGAGGGCCAAATCGCTCAGAGCATCTCTGAAAGAAGTACGGAACTATTTTGTTTAACCATGTCATCCAGTGATCAAGATAGCATGCAGACAGGAGGTCCACCTATGGGAAGAGTATAATACACAGAGGAACCCATGGTAACAGTGCTCATACCTGCCTTTCTGATTACACTACACTAAATACATTTCTAGACACAGTGAGAGCAATTGGACAAAGTGAATCGATGCCATGACGGTGATGATGTAACGCAATGCCATGACGGTGATAATGCGTTGAGTGTTACCTGAGGATGGACTTCTGGATGAGCAGGACGTTGCAGCCCGCCTTCTTGATCTGTTTGACCAGGTTGAGGATGTAGGCGCGCTCCTCGCGCAGCACACGGTCCATCTGGGCATAGTCTGACACTACTATCTGGTTGTCCATCTGGATTACGACACGAGggacataaaaataaaataataatacagagaaagaaaaacaaaacaattgtAAGAAAATGTGAAGATTGAGGGGTAAGAAAGGTAACAGATAAAAAAACTAATCGTCCACCATAACGTCAGGGACATTGACAAACATGGAAGCCAATTTCACGGAGACAAACAGTCAGTTTGTGATGTGATGGACTTACGTCAGTTTTCGGCGGGGACAAGCAGAACTGGATGAGGGCGATCTTGGCCTTCTCCACACGGGACACGCTGGAGTTGACCACCCTCTGGGTCAGCACCAGGCCATCCACCAGCTCACAGTCATCAATGGTCCCACTGCAGAGAAACACACATTAGGTCATTATGGGTAGAACATCTGTCTAAGGGCAGCAGTTTCTACCTGGCTGATTCCAAGCAAAGGTTCTTGACCATAAGGCAAAATAATTAATTAAATGTTTTTAAAACGCAATCATTTGTGTTGTCGATTAAGATCAGATAAATGTGTGTCCATCCATGCACAAGGAAAAACACTCAAGTAGGACATCAGTATGGTTTTGTTGCGGATTACGTAAATTACAATTTTTTTGCGATAGCTTGTCAGAAGGTGACTGGCAGGGAAAGCAAAGTGAAGCCATTCTGCTAATTGACCGCCTGAGATTGATCTGGCACATCAGACATGTCCACatccccacagagagagaactggggAGTGAAAATGTGCCTATCCAAACTGACTTTCAACTGTAGGAAGCTGTCAAAAGCTTTAGGAAAGGTATGGTATTAGTACAACACTGATCCTACATTAGTAGCCTAGGGTCTACTGCTGGATCATGTTCATTACACCCCTAATGGCAGAAAAGGAACTGCAAAAGCAGGGACTATCTGGACTTTTCTAATAAGAAAAGCAAATTTTCCGTCGCAAAATATTTCAACATTTCCTGttgcgtgccctaatgaacatgacccagaagTCAAAATAGGATTGCAAACAGGGTTGTTTTCTAACACTTGTCCTTttgcagacgttcttatccagaacAATTTACAGTTGTGAGCACATAATCTGGACCCACCagccttcccctccctcctcaccccagcTTCTTGACAATGTGGATATCGTGCAGGTCCACGCCAGTGGCAGTGGCCGGGTCGATGACGCGCATCACGGCGTCCACGCTCATGGGCGCTAGCAGGCTGGAGTACTGCGACACCACCTTGGAGCACAGAGAGGTGGTGGCACTGTTCAGCAGTGTCTCGCGGTCGCTCAGGAGTACCGGCTGGCTCATGCCCGTCAGCACCTCGACGCCCTTGTCCACCGCCTTCTGGAACGACTCAGAGATAGTGGTGGGGTGGATACCTGGGGGATAAGTAGAGAACAGGCAGTTAGTATTAAAGCTTTAGGAAGCAGGGACTCAGAACAGATTCTGGCCTAGGAGTTTATTGTGTAATCCAGGAGTCAGCAAACCTGGTCCTGGAGATCGCCAACGATGCCATTGGTTCCACGTCACTTACCCTTCTGAAGCAACTTGCCGCATGCGTCAAGCAGGGCACCAGCAATCACCACCACCGAGGTAGTGCCGTCACCAGCCTCAATATCCTGTGCTTTGGACAGCTCCACCATCTGAAAGACAAACAGGCAAAACACAGCGTCAAACTCCTGATATTAGTGATCTCTTAAAAGGGACAGAAGCTAGAAAGGAAAGTCCCTAAAGATGCCTTTCAGAAATAACCTTTAAGaaattattggtcacatacttaGATGTCATTGctgatgtagcgaaatgcttgtgttcctagcgccaacagtgcagtagtatctaacaattcacacaattctaaaagtaaaataatggaattactatatataaatattaggacgagcaatgtcaggtggcattgactaaaacacAGTAGAATATAATGCATACGAAATTAGTACAGCAGTATGTAAACGTTAGTGACCAGCGCGCTACAgtattttctctctttctggaGTTGGAGCTCGCCGAGTCAGGAGCGTCTGTCTGCGCGCCGGGCACAGGTGCACACTGAAGGCTAGGAGCGGAGAAGTGGCTATTGGATTGGAAAACCTAATGCACCGTGGGAAAATCTACGTTGTTCTACACAACGTCTACGGGTCGTTGCACACCTGTGCTGAAATACCACTCAAACTGGCATTGTATCGGTTACTGTGCCTGCTCTTTACTCAATGCCATCCTGGATTAAATAGGCTGAATTAATTAACTTCGCCTTATGCCCTACAATTTGCAAACACTCAGAGACCATCATGTCAATACCACCAGGAACTCGGTCTCTCTGCAATTACATTTGTGTCCCTCTCAAACGCAACTGGACCAACACTTTATGGCATACTTCCAAAATCTCAAACTGTTGAATGACTGTTCGTTTTATTGACTGACAATGGTGCTGGTTCCACCAAGTCCTCACACATTGGGCAACAGATAAATTGTTTTTACTGTTGATCTCTGGTAATGTGCGACCAAACCCTGGGCCGATAAGATACCATGCAATTTCTACCGATTCATGATTTGAAAAACAGAGCCGGTTTTGGCCTCTTGCATGTCAGAAATCCAAAAATAGACATGATTAGAATATGGTCCAAAATGACAAATGCAGACGTAATGATTTATTCAGAAACATGGCTAAAGAAAACTGTGTCAAATAACTTGATTTCTATTGATGGGTACAGGGTTTTTAGAACGATCGGATGAGTAAAGGAGGGGTTGCAATTTATGTGATATCCGAGTTGAACACCTCGGAAATTACCCTCGATTACCAAAGCCAAACATTTTGAATTGCTTTCGGTTAAAGTGACCTTGTATAAGGACTCCCACATCACTGTAGTTGGCTGTGACAGACCGCCCTCGGCGTCGAGGGACGCACTTAACTCTTGATGTCCTGCACAAGCAAAATGACTCTGAAATGCAATCTTTCAGGAGTTttgaactgggacatgcttacaTCTGTACCAGAGTCTTAAAAGAACCTTGTGACTCTGAATCTTGCTCAATTAATTAATGCGCCTACAAGACCGAATCCCAGAGCACCTAACAAATCAACGCTATTGGACATTCTTCTAACAAATACCCCTCacaaatacacatggactgggatattctgtaatgtcaGTGATCACTGTGCAATTGCTTGTGttagaaatacaaaaaaaaatatgACCAAAGCCAAACacatatttatttaaaaataataataataaaaaataaaaaaaaaccaGACATTTTAGACAGTGATGAGCAAGCGTTTTTACATGATCTGTATCATACTGTCAATATTAAGTCTGATTCCCGACTGACACTGCCTGGAACTATTCTTATATGAAATTTGTGTCGATTTGTGATAAGCATGCCCCTGTGAAGACACTAAGAATCAGTGGAAGGGACAATCCCTGGTGTTCAGAGAACTTGGCAGAATTAATTAGAAAGAGAAATCTCTTGGGCTCAAGCTAGACCTACAAATGCAAGCACTTAATATCTGCTGGTTCAGTTTTTGATAATGGTGTGGCCCAGGCCTCAATTGTAAGCTCTGTTACAGTCCACTATGATATAGGCCCCCATGAACCATTTTGACTTTGAACCTGTTCCTTATACATGAGGTCTATAAAGCACTAAAAAGGTTAGACACAAAAGTCTGCAGGTCCAGACAACCTGGACCCCTACCTCTTAAAGATAACAGCTGGTATTATTTCTTAAACTGTGGCTCACATTTTCAACTTGTCTCTTGACCAATTCCATACCCAGCATTTGGAAATCAGCTTATGCCCTCCCACTGCTAAAGGTGAAGATCCCTCAGATGCTAATAACTATCGTCCTCTCTCTAAACGACCTACCCTGaccaaagtctatgaatccctagtgaactcagTTAAACTTCTAATGTGAAAAGAACATACTG contains these protein-coding regions:
- the LOC135522401 gene encoding T-complex protein 1 subunit delta, which gives rise to MAAPKMPSGGMKNKGRGAYVDRDKPAQIRFSNISAGKAVAECIRTSLGPKGMDKMIQDGKGDVTITNDGATILKQMQVLHPAAKMMVELSKAQDIEAGDGTTSVVVIAGALLDACGKLLQKGIHPTTISESFQKAVDKGVEVLTGMSQPVLLSDRETLLNSATTSLCSKVVSQYSSLLAPMSVDAVMRVIDPATATGVDLHDIHIVKKLGGTIDDCELVDGLVLTQRVVNSSVSRVEKAKIALIQFCLSPPKTDMDNQIVVSDYAQMDRVLREERAYILNLVKQIKKAGCNVLLIQKSILRDALSDLALHFLNKMKIMVVKEIEREDIEFICKTIGTKPIAHIDQFLPEMMGTAELAEEVSLDGSGKLVKITGCTSPGKTVSIVVRGSNKLVIEEAERSIHDALCVIRCLVKKRALIAGGGAPEIELALRLAEYSRTLPGMEAYCVRAYADALEVVPSTLAENAGLNPISTVTELRNRHAQGEKTAGINVRKGGISNILEELVVQPLLVSVSALTLATETVRSILKIDDVVNTR